Below is a window of Brachyspira pilosicoli DNA.
CTTGTTTGCTAATATTTGTGTATTTTTGGTCAAATAGTTCTAATTCTGCCTTTTTAGTTTCTTCATCTATAATTTTATTTTTTACTAACCTTGAAAGTATTTGGTCAACTTTTTTTCTGCTGTTGTCAGGATTATTTACTATAGAATAATATGTAGGGTTAGGCAGCATACCAACCATTATGGCAAATTCTAATAATCTGCATTGCCTTAAAGGTTTCTGAAAATAATAATTAGCAGCAGCCTCAAAACCATAATTCCCATCACCCAAGTAAACAGTATTAAAATACATCGCAAGTATTTCTTTTTTTGTATATTTAGCCTCTATCTCTCTTGCAGCAAACATTTCAAACAATTTTCTCTCTATTGTTCTTTCGCTTTTTGTAAATAACAATTTAGCTAATTGCTGTGTGAGAGTTGAACCTCCGCCTACTATTTTCCTTGTTAAAATAGTTTGTATTGCTAAATATGCAGACCTAAAATAATTTATACCCTTATGTGAATAAAATTTCTGGTCTTCCATTAAAAGAAGTGTTTTTTCTAAAAGAGGGTTAATATCATCAACATTTACAACCTCATAAGCAGGAGGCATATATTCGCCTATTAGTATGTTATTTTTATCATAAATCTTTGTAGGAGGAGAATCACCGAAAGGGTTTAGGGGGTTAAAATATCTTATTCTCTTTTCATTTCCTCTTATTACTATTATATTATAGTATTCCTCAAGCATAGCCATACTTTGATCTCTCTTAGATACCCAATCTTTATATATATTTCCTACATAAAGACTAAGTATTATACCTCCAGTAGCTGAAATCAAAAGTATAATAATAAATGCACTTATTAGAAATTTTTTAAGTTTTGATTTTTTCTTTTTTACAGTTTTATCTTTAGTAACCATTATACACCAATTAACATAATATTTTTTAATATAATACTATGATATAATTAACTTTGCAAGTTAATATACATCAATTTTTTGTATCTTATAAAAAACAAATCTTTAATAAATATAGTAAAAAATAAAAAAAGCATAATAATTATTATTATCATGCTCTTTTTTATATTATATATTTTATAATAAATTATAGATTATTATAAATATATTAATTAGATTTTTTATTTACAATATAATTGATAACCTCTTTTTTAGAGTTCATATTTTTTAATTCACTAGCAACAACCCCATCTTCTTCGCTTCCAAATATCTCTAATATATCAGATATAATATCTATATGTGAATCATTATCAACAGCAGCAAGCCCTATTAAACAATAAATGGGATTATTAAAATGATTCTCAAAATTAACTCCATTTTTTACTACAAGCAAAGATATACCAGTTTTAAAAACATTAAAATCTCTTTTAGCATGAGGCATAGCTAAATGTTTACCTATAATATAGTAAAAATCAAACTCTTTTGCACAATCTATAGCATTTTGTATATATTCTCTGCTAATATATTCTTTTTCTAATAAAGGCTTAAAACATTCTTCAACTGCTTCCTGCCAACTATTAATATTATCAATAACATTAACAGAATCAAGCTCTTTAAGCATATCTGCCAAGCCATACATAAAAGATAATATCCTTTAATTTATTTTATTACTTCTTTTACCTTGCTTAAAACATTTTCACCAGATACGCCATATTTTGCTTTTAATTCTGTAGATTTTCCAGACTCAGTGAAAGAATCTTTACATCCTACTATTTTTAAAGGAGCAACATCTTTATGCTCAGCAAGCACCTCAGCTACAGCACTTCCCAAGCCACCTATAACACTGTGATTCTCTAAAGTAACAACGCATTTAACTTTCTTAGCATTTTCTATAATATTTTTAGTATCTAAAG
It encodes the following:
- a CDS encoding PTS sugar transporter subunit IIA, with the protein product MYGLADMLKELDSVNVIDNINSWQEAVEECFKPLLEKEYISREYIQNAIDCAKEFDFYYIIGKHLAMPHAKRDFNVFKTGISLLVVKNGVNFENHFNNPIYCLIGLAAVDNDSHIDIISDILEIFGSEEDGVVASELKNMNSKKEVINYIVNKKSN